A genome region from Thermococcus onnurineus NA1 includes the following:
- a CDS encoding PQ-loop domain-containing transporter, with product MNGGEIIGLLGMLLLVSSWLPQTIETVKKKHCPLNLKFIVIYVVAATLLTIYSYIIGDWIFFTLNFLSALQSAINLVVKLLYS from the coding sequence ATGAACGGTGGAGAGATAATAGGACTCCTGGGAATGCTACTGCTGGTCAGCTCGTGGTTGCCTCAGACCATCGAGACCGTGAAGAAAAAACACTGCCCGCTGAACCTGAAGTTTATCGTAATCTACGTTGTAGCGGCAACACTGCTGACGATATATTCCTATATAATAGGAGATTGGATATTCTTTACCCTGAACTTCCTGTCTGCACTTCAGAGTGCAATAAATCTCGTGGTGAAACTGCTCTACTCATGA
- a CDS encoding CGP-CTERM sorting domain-containing protein yields the protein MRRTALLLLFLLTVSLLSYAVAETQIDSNKVHFYMYGMSTCPHCQNMKKLIPEIYGPESLTYYELVNNEENQKLFGEQYKYTGIMGVPAVAITYNGTLYAIIEGEFNVSATPEIIEAAMENNGLILFVAGQAYIIKNETIIQKLQTIYVEHRLPEADTTETSEITTSTPSEDETTSTSENNDKVCGPGIMAVLVIVPIVLLRRRR from the coding sequence ATGAGGAGGACTGCTTTACTGTTGCTTTTCCTCCTGACAGTTTCGCTGCTCTCCTACGCAGTGGCCGAAACCCAGATAGATTCAAACAAAGTTCACTTTTACATGTATGGCATGAGCACCTGTCCGCACTGCCAGAACATGAAAAAGCTCATCCCAGAAATCTATGGCCCCGAAAGTCTGACCTATTACGAACTCGTGAACAATGAGGAGAACCAGAAGCTCTTCGGCGAGCAGTACAAATACACAGGCATTATGGGAGTTCCTGCGGTAGCAATAACCTACAACGGAACCCTTTACGCTATAATCGAGGGAGAGTTTAACGTCTCGGCGACGCCCGAGATAATAGAGGCTGCCATGGAGAACAACGGGCTTATCCTCTTTGTTGCCGGCCAGGCTTACATCATTAAGAACGAGACAATCATACAGAAGCTCCAGACTATATATGTCGAGCACAGGCTTCCCGAGGCTGATACAACTGAGACTTCAGAGATTACAACTTCCACGCCGTCTGAAGATGAAACCACAAGCACAAGCGAAAACAACGACAAAGTGTGCGGTCCGGGAATAATGGCCGTTCTCGTGATAGTTCCCATTGTTCTCCTGAGGAGAAGGCGCTGA
- a CDS encoding cytochrome c biogenesis CcdA family protein has product MRSEVKALAIILLTSFGISSLALWALGLTHFIPQFFTLAMSDSINPCTFVIYTMLLIALSVREISRRRLYIVGASFIAAVYISYYLLGVGLLYFAGRLPLWAAGVAAIIFGLYTIVTGLMERSRVFGKSGLRKKIFSSDATLLGAFTLGVIVSTTLLPCSAGSYLVYAIIISKSGKTLAFLLLALYNLVFVLPLVVILLAMGSVTESKRFSQAMVRHSRELSVIAGILLIAIGIWVLTGASL; this is encoded by the coding sequence ATGAGGAGTGAAGTAAAGGCGTTGGCTATCATCCTACTAACTTCCTTTGGGATAAGCTCCTTAGCACTCTGGGCACTCGGTTTAACTCACTTCATCCCCCAGTTTTTCACGCTTGCAATGAGCGACTCCATAAACCCGTGCACCTTTGTCATCTACACCATGCTCCTCATAGCACTCTCCGTTAGAGAGATTTCACGGAGGAGGCTCTACATCGTTGGGGCGTCATTCATAGCGGCCGTATACATCTCATACTATCTTCTGGGCGTTGGCCTTCTCTACTTCGCTGGCCGCCTGCCTCTCTGGGCTGCCGGCGTTGCGGCCATAATCTTCGGCCTTTATACTATCGTTACTGGATTAATGGAGAGGTCTAGGGTTTTTGGTAAGAGCGGCCTCAGGAAGAAGATATTCAGCAGCGACGCGACACTCTTAGGAGCTTTTACCCTCGGTGTTATAGTGTCGACGACTCTCCTTCCTTGCTCTGCCGGGAGCTATCTCGTCTATGCGATAATAATCTCAAAGAGCGGAAAAACGCTCGCTTTTCTCCTGCTTGCGCTCTACAACCTCGTCTTCGTGCTCCCGCTGGTGGTCATACTGTTGGCGATGGGAAGCGTCACAGAGAGCAAGCGCTTCTCCCAGGCGATGGTGAGGCACAGCAGGGAGCTGTCCGTGATAGCAGGGATACTGCTCATAGCGATAGGGATCTGGGTTCTCACGGGGGCCTCACTGTAG
- a CDS encoding thioredoxin family protein: MDELEMIRRKKMLELMKRTGMIEVKSKGPKVVIEVITAPGCPYCPIAVQMARELERKYNGVVARELSVATPEGQRKAMEHNILGTPTILINNRVEFIGVPNFGEFERKVRMLLGLQ; encoded by the coding sequence ATGGACGAGCTGGAGATGATCAGGAGAAAAAAGATGCTCGAGCTGATGAAGAGGACTGGAATGATAGAGGTCAAGTCAAAGGGGCCGAAGGTCGTCATTGAGGTTATTACCGCCCCAGGCTGTCCCTACTGTCCAATAGCAGTCCAGATGGCAAGGGAGCTCGAGAGGAAGTATAACGGCGTCGTTGCAAGAGAGCTGAGTGTTGCAACGCCAGAAGGACAGAGAAAGGCTATGGAGCACAACATCCTAGGAACTCCCACCATACTGATAAACAACAGAGTAGAGTTTATAGGCGTGCCGAACTTTGGGGAGTTCGAGAGAAAAGTAAGGATGCTGCTAGGCCTACAGTGA
- a CDS encoding transcriptional regulator, with product MKTNAFEVASRYVYPSLRRRLVEILREKGLKQTQIAELLHITQSAVSRYLRMDRGALIDVAQFPDIDDGLKKLAEEIIQKRPTEYEIHLRLVQISLEMLSKGYVCSFHSQIDPELNPAQCRVCLELFG from the coding sequence ATGAAAACGAATGCTTTCGAAGTTGCTTCACGCTATGTCTATCCCTCGCTGAGGCGCAGGCTTGTAGAGATACTCAGGGAGAAGGGACTCAAGCAGACACAGATAGCGGAGCTTTTGCACATTACCCAGTCTGCCGTTTCTCGATATCTGAGGATGGACAGGGGGGCTTTAATAGACGTTGCCCAATTCCCAGACATAGATGATGGCCTCAAAAAGCTCGCCGAGGAGATAATCCAGAAGAGGCCTACCGAGTACGAAATCCACTTAAGGCTAGTTCAAATCTCACTGGAGATGCTGAGCAAAGGTTACGTCTGTTCTTTCCACTCTCAAATTGATCCTGAGTTGAACCCTGCCCAGTGCAGGGTCTGCCTGGAGCTGTTCGGTTAG